In Chitinivorax tropicus, one genomic interval encodes:
- the rpsL gene encoding 30S ribosomal protein S12, with translation MPTINQLVRKGRQSVVSKSKVPALEACPQKRGVCTRVYTTTPKKPNSALRKVCKVRLTNGFEVISYIGGEGHNLQEHSVVLIRGGRVKDLPGVRYHTVRGSLDTAGVKDRKQSRSKYGAKRPKA, from the coding sequence ATGCCAACCATTAATCAACTTGTTCGTAAGGGCCGCCAAAGCGTGGTTTCGAAGAGCAAGGTTCCCGCGCTGGAAGCTTGCCCTCAGAAACGCGGCGTTTGCACCCGTGTTTATACCACCACTCCGAAGAAGCCGAACTCAGCGCTGCGTAAAGTGTGCAAGGTTCGCTTGACCAACGGTTTCGAAGTGATCTCTTACATCGGTGGTGAAGGCCACAACTTGCAAGAGCACTCGGTAGTGTTGATCCGTGGCGGTCGTGTCAAGGACTTGCCTGGTGTTCGTTATCACACGGTTCGTGGTAGCTTGGATACGGCTGGCGTGAAAGACCGTAAGCAATCACGTTCGAAATACGGTGCGAAGCGCCCCAAGGCGTAA